GCACGCTGGCCGGCACTTACCTTCCCGCCGATCGGACTCCGTGAGGGTCGGCCCGAGGGCGCTTGGAGCACGACCGACCTCGTGAGCGTGATCTCGTGGCTCGACGCCGGGCGGACCCCGGGCGTGTGAGAGGTCGTTTCATCCTGTTGTTTCATCGCGAGATGCGGCTTTGAGGTGCTGGTGATGAGTCGCGCCAGGAGATGGTGTTCTCCCCGGTGAGGCGGCGGGCCATGAGGTCGGTCATGGCGAGGTGGGTCATGGCCTCGGAGCGATGCGGGCGGGTCTCGTAGTCGAGGGCCAGGCAGCGGTGGAGCATCAGCCAGCCGTAGGTTCGCTTGACCGCCCAGCGCTTCTGGATCTGCGTGAAGCCCCTGCTTCCGGAGTGGCGTTGAGCGATTTCGAGGTCGATGCCGAGAGTGACGGCGTGCTCGATGAAGTGCTGGCGGTAGCCGCCGTCGACCCATTTGGTCGGAGCAGCCTGACCTGATCGAACCCATCGTCGTCACGCCGACCACGGCCTCCCTCACCGAGGCCTCGCTCGTCTGTTCACAGGCAGGGTGACGCCGGCCTCGCGGAGCAGGGCGGTGAGGTCGTCCGGGATTGGCATAGGTGTGGTGAGCCCTGCCCGGGTGCGGCCCGTGTTGCCGTCCGGGTACTTTCCGGCGGCAGATCCGGGGGCGGCTACTGCCAGGCGGACGAACTGGCCGAGGAGTTCGCGTAGGTCACGTTCGCGGACGGCAAGACGGATCATCACCGCGTGGGTCCGGGTATGGGGGCCGGGCCAGGGCTGGGACAAGATGTGGGCCCGCTCGGCGGCCCGCCACCGGCCCTCCGTGGGCCCCGGGCTGCGGGCGGCGGACATCTCGGTGTTGAAGACCTCACGCAGGGCGGGCGGCATCGGGGCGCGGCGGAGCACAGCAGACCTCCAATAGTTCAAGGAGTGCTGAATTCAAGCATTCATGTATCGTCCTGTCCATGCTGACCCTCGCGACTGACCTGGACGCCCTGACCCGCTTCGGCCGGGCCCTGGCCGACCCGATCCGCTGCCGCCTGCTGCTCGCACTGCGCGAGGCTCCGGCTTACCCGTCCGATCTCGCCGACTCGCTTGCCATCTCCCGCACCCGGCTCTCCAACCACCTGGCCTGCCTGCGCGACTGCGGCTTGGTCACCGCCGTCCCCGACGGGCGCCGCACCCGCTACGAACTCGCCGATGCCCGCCTGGGCCACGCACTGGACGACCTGCGCAATGCCGTGATCGCCGTCGAGGCGGACCGCACTTGCCCGGACGCGGAAGCCAAGGGGTGTTGCCCGTGACCGCGATATCCCTCGGCCCTTCCCCGGCACGGCGCGATGCCCTCACCCGCCGGATACGGCTGCTGGTGGCCGCCACGATCACCTACAACGTCATCGAGGCGCTCGTCGCGCTCACGGCAGGGACGCTTGCCTCCTCCACCGCGCTGGTCGGCTTCGGCCTCGACTCCGTCATCGAGGTCTCCTCAGCCGCCGCGGTCGCCTGGCAATTCTCCGCCTCCGACCACGCGATACGAGAGGCCCGCGAGCACCGCACCCTGCGGATCATCGCCGTCTCCTTCTTCGGACTCGCGCTCTACGTGAGCATCGATGCCGTCCGTGCACTGGCCGGCACCGGCGAGGCCGACCGCTCAACCCCCGGCATCGTCATCGCCGCCCTGTCGCTGGCGGTCATGCCGTTTCTGTCCACCGCCCAGCGCCGCGCGGGGCGCGAACTGGGCTCCGCCTCTGCCGTCGCCGACTCCAAACAGACCCTGTTGTGCACCTACCTGTCCGCCGTGCTCCTGGTCGGTCTGATCCTCAACGCCACCCTCGGCTGGTCCTGGGCCGACCCCCTCGCCGCCCTGGTCATTGCCGCCATCGCCGTGAAGGAGGGCCGCGACGCCTGGCAAGGCAAGGGATGCTGCGCGGCCCCGGCCGCCGCCGCGAGCCCCGTAAGGCAGCAGGAAACGAACGCCTGCGGCTGCCACCCCGGCTGCGACTGCTGCAACTGAACACCCACCGAGCTCCGCGGGCACCCAACGGAAATGTGAAACAGGCACTGCGCGGCTGACCTGTCGACGGTCCCCTGGGCTACATCGTCACGGTGACTCCCGCTGCGGGTAGCCGATCACTTGCGAGGGCTGGCTTCTGAGCGCCAGGAGCGCCCCGGCGAAGGACAGGCCCGCTATGGCGAGGAAGAGATGGACGTGTCCCCCAAGAGGGCTGGCGAGGGCGGACGCGATGAAGGGGGCGAGGCCGGTGGCGAGGGTGATGGGGGCGCTGAGGAGTCCTGTGAGGCGGCCGTAGTGGCGAGTGCCCCAGCGGTCTGTGACGGCCGTGGCTTGGAGGAGGGTGAGGTTGCCGCGCACCATCCCTGCGGCCATGGACAGGGCTATGAGTATCGGTAGGGGACCAGGTACGAGTGCGAGAGCTGCGGTGGTGGCGCCTCCGGCCGCGATCAGGATGACCGTGCGCGCGGCGACGCCGGTGCGGCGGGTGAGCGGAGCGTATCCGAGGCGGCCGAGGGTTTGTCCGAGGCCGCCGAGTCCGAGGACCCAGGCCGCTTGGGTCGGTGTGGCGCCGCGCTCGGTCACGAGGGGGACCAGCCCGATGACGACGGCGTAGACGGTGAGCGCGGACAACGTCATCGCCGCGGTGAGCATCAGGAAGGGACCCGTGCGGGCAACGGAGCTGCGGCCGGGCTCGATCGAACCTCCGGTGGAGGGTGTTGGTGCCGAGGGCCAGAACCCGTGCAGGGCCAGAGCGTGGGCGGGGATGGTGACGGCGGCGAGGACGGCGGCTAGTACGAGATACGCGGTCCGCCAGCCCAGGTGTTGGGCGAGGGCCGCGGACAGCGGGGCGAACAGCGTGCTGGCGAGCCCGCCGACGAGGGTGACGATCGTCAGGGCGCGCACGCTGTCGGGCCCCCACCAGCGAGTGAGGGCCGCGAACGCGGGCGGGTAGAAGGTGGCGGCCATCGCGACGCCCGCGCACAACCAGGCCGCGACGAAGACCACGAGGTTCTGGGCGGTGGCGATGGCCAGCACGCAGGCCGCGCCGAGGACGGACCCGGTGGTCATGACCGCGCGGGGGTCGTGCCGGTCGAGGACGCGGCCTATCGGTATACCCGCCAGAGCGGAGATGAGCGGTGCGGCGGAGAAGGCGCCGGTGGCGGCATTCGTGGACCAGCCGGTGTCCTTGCTCAGGTGCGGCAGGAGCACGGGAAGGCGTAGTAGAGGATGCCCCAGCTCGTGATCTGGGTGACGCACAAGGCGGGAAGTGCGGCGCGGGGCCGCGACTCGATGCGGTTCTCGGCTCTGGTCGCGGCCTGCGTGCCTGGCTCCTGTCGCGGCATGCCGGACCGGTCAGCAGCCGCCACCCGTCGCGGCGACGGGGGCACCGATCTGGAGGGTTGTCGGGGCGGCACAGCAGCCTCCACCCTCGGTCTGGGAGGTGTCGGGCTCGTCGAAGAGTCCGGAGCCGCCACACACCCCCGTCTCTGCCAGGATCAACTCGACGCGGGCAGCGGCCTCGTGGTCCCCTGCGAGCGCCGCAGCCACCGAGCGGGCCTGCTCATAGCCGGTCATGGCGAGGAACGTGGGGGCGCGGCCGTAGCTCTTCATGCCCAGCAGGTACACGTCCGGCTCAGGGTGGGACAGCTCCTTCGCACCGTGGGGGTAGACGGTGCCGCAGGAGTGGACGTTGGGGTCGATGAGCGGTGCCACCTCGACAGGCGCCTGGAGTCGTTCGTCCAGTCCGAGGTGGAGTTCGTTCAGGAAGGACAGATCGGGGCGGAGGCCGGTGAGCACGATTACCTCGTCGACGGGGTCGAGGCGTCGGCCGTCCTCGGCGACCAGGACGAGCTGGTCCCCGTCGCGCTCGACGGCCTGGGCGCGGAAGCTGGTGGTGGCGGTGGCGTGTCCGGCCTCGACGGCGGCCTTCGCGCGCAGGCCCAGTGCGCCACGTGCGGGGAGCTGGTCGGCCTCCCCGCCGCCGAAGGTGTCGCCGCCGAGGCCCCGCCGCAGCACCCAGACCGCGTGCGTGCCGGGCTCATCCTCCGCGAGCGTGGCGAGGGCGGCGAGCACGGTGAAGGCGGAGGCGCCGGAACCGACGACGGCCGTGCGCTTGCCCGCGTATCGGGCGCGTACGGCAGGGTCGTTGAGGTCCGGAACGCGGTAGGTGAGCCGGTCGGCGGCGGCACGTTCGCCGAGCGCCGGGAGGCCGTTGCCGCCGAGCGGGCTGGGCGTGCTCCAGGTGCCGGAGGCGTCGATCACGGCGCGTGCCAGAACGCGCCCCTCGGTGCCGTCGCGGCCGGTCAGGTGCAGAACGAAGGGCTGTTCCTCGCGTCCGCTGTCCACGACACGGTCGCGTCCGGTCCGGGAGACGCCGGTGACGCGGGCGTCGTAGTGCACACGCTCGCCGAGCGTGTCGGCGAGCGGCTGGAGGTAGCGCGCGGCCCAGTCAGAGCCGGAGGGGTAGGAGCTTCCTTCGGGGCGCTCCCAGCCGGTGGGGGCGAGGAGCTTCTCGGCGGCCGGCGCGATGACCTCGTCCCAGGTGGAGAAGAGCCGCACGTGCCCCCACTCCCGTACTGCCGTACCCGCCACGGGACCGGCTTCCAGGACCAGCGGCTCGATGCCGCGTTCCAGCAGGTACGCGGCCGTGGCCAGGCCGATCGGTCCTGCGCCGATCACGGCGACGGGAAGGGCGGGGTGCTGCTCGGACATGGGGAGTCCCCCTCATTGCTGATTCGAGATTCATCGATGTAGCGAGATGGAGTCTGGCACTTTGCATCGACGAGTGTCAATATTGAGGCATGTCGAAGCTGAAGGACCGAGCGGCGGCCGAGCCGGACCGCGTAGAAGGCGTAGTGCCCTGTTGCCCGCCGCTGAACTCCCCGGACATCTCCCGGGAGGACGCGGAGACGATGGCGGCGATGTTCAAGGCCCTCGGGGAACCGATCCGGGTGCTGCTCTTCTCCCGGGTCGCCTCGCACCCGGACGGCGAGGTGTGCGTGTGCGACCTCGGTGACCTGGGGGTTGGCCAGCCCACCGTCTCCCACCACCTGAAGAAGCTCCGTGACGCGGGCCTCGTCGTCTCCGAGCGGCGCGGGACGTGGGTCTACTACCGCGTGGCTCCCGGGGTTCTGTTGCGGATGGGTGCGATCACGCGCTGAGCGTGGCTCCGCGGTCGGGGTGTCACTCCGCCAGGATGATCGGCCGCTGCGTCTCTTCGAGTTCGCGCAGCAGGCCGACGGCGAGCATCACGGCGGCCAGCGCGTTGGCCTTGGTGTACTGCGTGGGGCCGACTGCGTGGGACGTCGCGTGCCGGGAATAGTGCTCGGGGACCGGATCCGGAGGCCCGTCGAAGTTGACGCAGGCGGCATGGACGCTGGTGTGGATGCAGTAGGACCGGAACTGGCCGATTGCGGTGCCCAGGGCGGCCTTCGGCATCCCCTTCTTGACGCTCCCGTACGTGATCCTCTTCCCGTTCCGCAGCGCGGGGTCCGCTCGGGCGACGGCGCGCAAGGTGGTGTCCCACACGGAGGTAGACAGGGCCTGCGCGGCAGCGCAGCGGCCTTCGGCGATCAAGGCCAGGCAGTCGTTCACATGTGCGGCGTGAGCGGTCAGGTCTGTCCGGGTGATCGCCTTGATGGCGCTGCGGCAGTCCTCAAT
This sequence is a window from Streptomyces sp. NBC_01775. Protein-coding genes within it:
- a CDS encoding DUF3703 domain-containing protein; protein product: MLRRAPMPPALREVFNTEMSAARSPGPTEGRWRAAERAHILSQPWPGPHTRTHAVMIRLAVRERDLRELLGQFVRLAVAAPGSAAGKYPDGNTGRTRAGLTTPMPIPDDLTALLREAGVTLPVNRRARPR
- a CDS encoding ArsR/SmtB family transcription factor, with translation MLTLATDLDALTRFGRALADPIRCRLLLALREAPAYPSDLADSLAISRTRLSNHLACLRDCGLVTAVPDGRRTRYELADARLGHALDDLRNAVIAVEADRTCPDAEAKGCCP
- a CDS encoding cation transporter: MTAISLGPSPARRDALTRRIRLLVAATITYNVIEALVALTAGTLASSTALVGFGLDSVIEVSSAAAVAWQFSASDHAIREAREHRTLRIIAVSFFGLALYVSIDAVRALAGTGEADRSTPGIVIAALSLAVMPFLSTAQRRAGRELGSASAVADSKQTLLCTYLSAVLLVGLILNATLGWSWADPLAALVIAAIAVKEGRDAWQGKGCCAAPAAAASPVRQQETNACGCHPGCDCCN
- a CDS encoding FAD-dependent oxidoreductase, encoding MSEQHPALPVAVIGAGPIGLATAAYLLERGIEPLVLEAGPVAGTAVREWGHVRLFSTWDEVIAPAAEKLLAPTGWERPEGSSYPSGSDWAARYLQPLADTLGERVHYDARVTGVSRTGRDRVVDSGREEQPFVLHLTGRDGTEGRVLARAVIDASGTWSTPSPLGGNGLPALGERAAADRLTYRVPDLNDPAVRARYAGKRTAVVGSGASAFTVLAALATLAEDEPGTHAVWVLRRGLGGDTFGGGEADQLPARGALGLRAKAAVEAGHATATTSFRAQAVERDGDQLVLVAEDGRRLDPVDEVIVLTGLRPDLSFLNELHLGLDERLQAPVEVAPLIDPNVHSCGTVYPHGAKELSHPEPDVYLLGMKSYGRAPTFLAMTGYEQARSVAAALAGDHEAAARVELILAETGVCGGSGLFDEPDTSQTEGGGCCAAPTTLQIGAPVAATGGGC
- a CDS encoding ArsR/SmtB family transcription factor, whose product is MSKLKDRAAAEPDRVEGVVPCCPPLNSPDISREDAETMAAMFKALGEPIRVLLFSRVASHPDGEVCVCDLGDLGVGQPTVSHHLKKLRDAGLVVSERRGTWVYYRVAPGVLLRMGAITR